AGAATGAGGGGTATTGTTCCGAGCTGATCACACTTCATTATAATTATATTCTAAGTCAGTACTCTTTTATCACTCAGCCAAAAGTAACTGAGGACACAGGAATTATTCAGATTCTGCTTCCGCAATGTTGTTTTCCGCGATTTCATTCAAAGGAAGATCACGACGGTGGTCCTGAATTTTTTCCTTATATTTTTTAATTTGTTGTTCCATTTTACTCAGTGCGGAATGAAAGTTTGGTTTAACTTCATCTCCTTCTGCATGGGCAACAAAATTATGTTTGTGTTCTGCATCAACGAGAATTTCGACCCGATTCTGGTTTTCACCCTGGTCGATCGTTACCTGGATTGCAGTTACCCTCTCAAAGTACGTCAGTAACTTTTCAGACTTTTCAGTAATATAATCGCGGAGACCATCTGAAACGCTACCATGACGACAAGTGATCGCAACTTGCACGGACTATTCTCCTATTAAAAATACTACCCACGTTGTGTATACGTATGTGAGTTTGTCTGGGTTCAGCAATAGACGATGCTAACAGATTCTAGCTCGCGAGGTCCAGCAATACCAGTCACTAATTCTCAAGCTTCAGGTTCAAACATCAGGACCTTTTCCTCTTCTGCTGGAATGAGTATGATTCCGATAAGGCAGAATGAGGGGGCGGATGTGCATGAGGGGCGTGTTGCAAGCCGAGTTCCGCTGGCGTCTATTCACTGTCACATCGGCTATATTACATGAAATCTGCCTGATTTTAATGGATTATTCCGTCTTTGTAATGGAAACTAACAATAGGACACGGGTTCTACTGTCCGAGAAGGCTCCTTTTGAGTCTTCAGAAGCTGGTTTCACAGAGAAAAAGAGGAATTATCCCTGATATTCTCTGGTGGGCCTTGTTTTAGGTCTATCAAAATCTTTGTAAGCTGATGTGATCACAGTCAGGGAAGAACCCAGACTGGTGAGTTTTGAGGCTTAGCATCACGTTTTCCAAGTCGAGTTGAGAGGTAAAGAGTAGCAATGCCTACTTATGTTTATGAAGTGATTAAACCGGACGGAACGCCGGGTGAGCGTTTTGAGGTCATTCAAAGAATGAGTGATCCTGTATTAACGACCCATCCTGAGACGGGGGAGCCGGTGCGTAAAGTGATTACGGCTGCCCATTTTTCCGGAAAATGGTCGGATGCAGAAGCAAAGCGTACATTAAACGACGATAAACGTCTGGGCGAACTCGGTTTCACCAAATATGTGAAATCGTCAAAAGGGACCTATGAAAAAAGAGCCGGCGATGGTCCGGATCTGATTTCCGCGGATTAATTTTGTTTCGAATATGAAGTTGAAAAATGACAAACGGACGTCATTGATTGGGATATAGGATTGATCAGAGTTCTGTTTGTTGTGGGAGATTTCTTAAGCTATGAATTTACAGCGCGTGTATTTTGTTTTGATATTCATGCTCGTGAGCGGGTTGTCTGAGACAAGTCGGGCAGAAAATCAGGCAGCAGCGGTTCAGAAGAAAACAGAATATTCCAACGTTCAATGCGAGGGAGCCTATCCGCATCATCTGCAGGGAATCTGCATCGATGGGCAGGGGCACATTTTCTGGAGTTTTACAACGGAGCTGGTCAAAACTAA
This genomic interval from Gimesia alba contains the following:
- the hpf gene encoding ribosome hibernation-promoting factor, HPF/YfiA family produces the protein MQVAITCRHGSVSDGLRDYITEKSEKLLTYFERVTAIQVTIDQGENQNRVEILVDAEHKHNFVAHAEGDEVKPNFHSALSKMEQQIKKYKEKIQDHRRDLPLNEIAENNIAEAESE
- a CDS encoding FmdB family zinc ribbon protein gives rise to the protein MPTYVYEVIKPDGTPGERFEVIQRMSDPVLTTHPETGEPVRKVITAAHFSGKWSDAEAKRTLNDDKRLGELGFTKYVKSSKGTYEKRAGDGPDLISAD